From a single Fusarium fujikuroi IMI 58289 draft genome, chromosome FFUJ_chr03 genomic region:
- a CDS encoding related to tRNA 2`-phosphotransferase, protein MADEAHFDVEDKMQIRPPRSRGDRGRGKGGGGDGGGGHGREVQVSKALSKLLRHQAANAGIQLDDEGYAPLDAVLAWGPLRSLKVTFDDIQPIVTSNDKQRFTLKPNPVKNPSLDTKSTTPADYLIRANQGHSIKLESAALLAPVTLEDGNVPERVLHGSFFYFWPQIVESGGLMPMSRNHVHCSTGTPEEGVVSGMRKDAELIIEIDVEASLKDGVKWWLSDNGVLLTEGDEQGVLSTKYFKLVTGRKVDVGVLWQDGQWISDLPAGLKISPPLGKGPRRGGGRGGRGGRRRGS, encoded by the exons ATGGCTGACGAGGCTCATTTCGATGTTGAGGACAAGATGCAGATCAGGcccccaagatcaagaggagATAGGGGACGAGGGAaaggcggtggtggtgacggcggcggcggccaTGGAAGAGAAGTGCAGGTGTCGAAGGCCTTGTCCAAGCTCTTGAGACATCAAGCAGCTAATGCTGGCATTCAACTCGACGATGAAGGCTACGCGCCCTTGGATGCTGTG CTCGCCTGGGGCCCTTTGCGATCTTTAAAGGTCACGTTCGACGACATCCAGCCCATTGTCACTTCCAACGACAAGCAACGGTTTACACTCAAGCCCAACCCCGTCAAGAACCCTTCCCTAGATACCAAATCTACCACACCAGCCGATTATCTCATCCGTGCCAACCAAGGTCACTCCATTAAGCTTGAGTCAGCAGCTCTTCTGGCGCCCGTCACACTAGAGGACGGTAACGTCCCTGAGCGTGTCCTTCACGGATCCTTCTTTTACTTTTGGCCACAAATCGTCGAGTCCGGCGGCCTCATGCCCATGAGTCGTAATCACGTCCACTGTTCAACTGGAACGCCCGAGGAAGGCGTCGTTAGCGGGATGCGTAAAGATGCAGAGCTGATTATCGAGATAGACGTTGAAGCAAGCTTGAAGGATGGCGTGAAGTGGTGGCTGAGTGACAATGGAGTGTTGCTGACGGAGGGCGACGAGCAGGGGGTTTTGAGCACCAAGTATTTCAAGTTGGTGACGGGCCGCAAGGTCGATGTTGGGGTACTGTGGCAAGACGGTCAGTGGATTTCTGATCTACCAGCTGGCTTGAAGATAAGTCCTCCGCTTGGAAAGGGGCCTCGACGGggtggaggaagaggaggaaggggTGGTAGACGCCGAGGTTCGTAG
- a CDS encoding related to rRNA-processing protein efg-1 — translation MGQKREYSEIGSPEPHNRPSFNVAKKHKSSKSKHRPNEGTSTWAKKRTRTIERLLKRNQELPANVRNDLERELGALKATVSDKSFQKLRSAMISKYHMVRFFERKKASRLAKQLRKKIEETESTETGEIEALERDLHVAEVDEAYTQHFPHAEPYISLYTSAKSEKEDEDRDDDKLDYTPLKHRGLLHTERPPIWSEIEQAMKDGPYALRNLRERRPTELTQEAQSERRQKNATITDGAPNAQPKPQAAKEKPAPFIKVKGKAASAPKNRRERRLQERQAAQPVVKSDGDDSDEGGFFEED, via the exons ATGGGGCAAAAGAGAGAATACTCGGAGATTGGGTCTCCTGAGCCTCACAACCGTCCATCATTCAACGTTGCGAAGAAACACAAGTCGAGCAAGTCAAAGCATCGTCCGAACGAGGGAACTTCAACATGGGCCAAGAAGCGAACGCGCACTATCGAGCGACTTCTGAAACGGAACCAAGAACTTCCCGCCAACGTGCGCAATGATCTCGAGCGAGAGCTGGGCGCTCTCAAGGCGACAGTCTCAGACaagagcttccagaagctACGAAGTGCTATGATATCGAAATATCACATGGTCCGGTTCTTTG AACGAAAGAAAGCATCGCGATTAGCAAAACAGCTGCGCAAAAAGATTGAAGAGACCGAATCTACAGAAACGGGCGAGATCGAGGCATTGGAGCGTGACTTGCATGTTGCCGAAGTAGATGAGGCGTACACACAACACTTTCCCCATGCTGAACCCTACATCAGCCTGTACACCAGCGCCAAGtcagagaaggaagatgaggatagaGATGATGACAAGCTTGACTACACACCACTCAAGCATAGGGGTCTACTACATACAGAGCGACCCCCAATTTGGTCGGAAATTGAACAGGCGATGAAGGATGGCCCCTACGCGTTGCGAAACTTAAGAGAGAGACGGCCAACTGAGCTTACACAAGAAGCACAGTCAGAGCGCCGCCAGAAAAATGCAACGATCACAGATGGTGCTCCCAATGCGCAGCCAAAACCACAGGCCGCGAAGGAAAAACCTGCACctttcatcaaggtcaaggggAAAGCTGCTTCTGCTCCAAAGAACCGCAGAGAACGCAGATTACAAGAGCGTCAGGCTGCACAGCCAGTCGTCAAGAGTGACGGCGATGATAGCGACGAGGGTGGTTTCTTTGAAGAGGATTAA
- a CDS encoding related to serine/threonine-protein kinase — protein MLQMHGGQNDHGADNHTGDDERGREKLPMPLSLPKNRSTGNLAAARNSPTQDRSRARMSLDASAAAAAAADLEAIARSPIMTDHEHGLGLSGLRRIRQTRPPSRNPTLPGSRASSRSPSVAALSRSTSMSAMAASTGNLSLTGGPSNPSFSDDLSRFPSESLHSFSFANQSEDFLHNRQNALKRSVEFMKDHMGLPMNSSQAALASAQARVSGDVETQNMLDLLAQAQLIRAPNLPNPDDSYAPAPLTGPAEVQENVFDKNFDPRASSTDLISPRQSSPPPRRSRVGTTRRSIPLEPAAHETTHVQDQSTTAAASGGGTSGSKPAPVRPTLSLKRTMTDITAVSAQDKLIDTVSQPFLTGQPIYQEPLNSPSLTQLPSATATSFPTQLGPSVHGHTNRWVPAAQAIFTTEVKPPWTIIAANDLACLVFGVTKAEVRKMGILEVVQEERRSWLERKLLKQADDELSESQPPSGQTTPAASAASALLNGRSGITAQLLSKPNSRTQPRSYTQRRAQTVHSGDPSPPKTRGGGHNQTNSSRGVLLCGDVVPIQKRNGATGSASLWVKEKKVGLIWVLEEIHEDVAYITLDEDGIVQQVTGSTAPIWGFESIPPGFDIARLVPRIPRQGIDPNTGEIDFAQVSRRRYFTCPHSPQVNVPCTVEQTRGKLELRVSTFPHMAGIVVVEPETLKIRSSNAAFCGALFGFEKADGMSINALIPEFDNILRSLIEEDGIQLLDGMVVPEHRFRKASAFLALKEHRPDAASAFLHPAGLSAKHRDGSDLKVDVQMRVVKSEKKTVVMNETVFEGSDEDNATGDEAFEVTHSEIVYALWITYSRHLHGTQPHLGLETPTRAGALTPLHQPSPGQTPAHTPLEIASDDEGPRKNVLIAASSLSKHLKDAAMNAAAKITGQQPKPKPEEATPVPKVVEPPHKKTINDYVILEEMGQGAYGQVKLARHKQTGKKIVLKYVTKRRILVDTWTRDRKLGTVPLEVHVLEYLRKPELLHPNIVEMQGFFEDDVNYYIEMIPHGLPGMDLFDYIELRTNMDESECRSIFVQVANAIHHLHTKARVVHRDIKDENVILDGEGNIKLIDFGSAAYIKSGPFDVFVGTIDYAAPEVLAGKPYRGTEQDVWALGILLYTIIYKENPFYSIDEIMDRDLRIPYILSEESIDLIRCMLDRDVAKRYDINQVLEHPWCQAAVEE, from the exons ATGCTACAGATGCATGGGGGACAAAATGATCATG GAGCCGACAATCACACTGGGGATGATGAACGTGGACGAGAGAAGCTGCCAATGCCCCTCTCGTTGCCAAAGAACCGTAGTACGGGAAATTTGGCTGCCGCAAGGAACTCGCCAACGCAAGATCGAAGCAGAGCACGCATGTCCCTGGATGCGTCCGCGGCCGCGGCCGCTGCCGCTGACCTTGAAGCTATCGCCAG GTCTCCCATCATGACCGATCACGAGCATGGCCTAGGCCTGTCCGGCCTCCGACGAATTAGACAAACACGCCCACCATCCAGGAACCCTACTTTACCAGGATCCCGAGCATCTTCGCGAAGCCCATCCGTTGCCGCCCTGTCTCGTTCCACTTCGATGAGTGCGATGGCCGCCAGCACCGGCAACTTGTCGCTCACTGGTGGTCCATCAAATCCCAGCTTCTCCGACGACCTTTCTCGCTTCCCCTCCGAGTCTTTGCATTCTTTCTCGTTCGCCAATCAGTCCGAGGACTTTTTGCACAACCGACAAAATGCCCTCAAACGGTCCGTTGAGTTCATGAAGGACCACATGGGTCTTCCTATGAACTCGTCGCAGGCTGCTCTTGCAAGTGCCCAGGCAAGAGTAAGTGGTGATGTCGAGACACAGAACATGCTTGACCTACTCGCGCAGGCACAGCTAATTAGGGCTCCAAACTTGCCAAACCCCGACGATTCTTACGCCCCGGCTCCTCTGACCGGTCCTGCTGAGGTCCAGGAAAATGTCTTCGACAAGAATTTTGATCCTCGAGCATCCAGTACAGATCTCATCAGTCCTCGCCAGTCCTCGCCACCACCTCGACGGTCAAGGGTTGGGACTACAAGAAGATCCATTCCACTCGAGCCAGCAGCCCATGAGACTACCCACGTTCAGGATCAATCAACTACAGCTGCTGCTAGTGGAGGTGGCACTTCAGGCTCGAAACCTGCCCCAGTCCGTCCGACGCTGAGCCTAAAGCGAACAATGACAGATATAACGGCCGTGTCGGCTcaagataagcttatagatACAGTTTCGCAGCCTTTCTTAACTGGCCAGCCCATATATCAAGAACCATTAAACTCTCCATCCTTGACTCAACTCCCCAGCGCCACAGCGACCAGTTTCCCCACCCAGTTAGGCCCTTCTGTACATGGACACACAAACCGCTGGGTACCCGCTGCTCAGGCGATCTTTACAACAGAAGTCAAGCCTCCATGGACCATTATTGCAGCAAACGATCTCGCCTGCCTGGTGTTTGGCGTTACAAAAGCTGAGGTGCGCAAGATGGGCATCTTGGAAGTTGTACAGGAGGAGAGAAGGTCATGGCTGGAACGAAAACTCTTGAAACAagcagatgatgagcttaGTGAAAGCCAACCGCCCTCGGGCCAAACAACACctgcagcttcagcagcttcgGCACTGCTTAATGGGAGATCTGGAATAACAGCCCAGCTCCTAAGCAAGCCAAATTCGAGGACACAGCCACGAAGTTACACACAAAGACGTGCGCAGACGGTTCACAGCGGCGACCCAAGTCCCCCCAAAACCCGGGGCGGCGGGCATAATCAGACGAATTCCTCTAGAGGAGTGCTGTTATGCGGAGACGTGGTCCCCATTCAGAAACGCAACGGTGCGACCGGTTCTGCTAGTCTGTGggtcaaagagaagaaggtcggGTTGATCTGGGTTTTGGAAGAGATTCATGAGGACGTCGCCTACATTACATTGGACGAGGACGGCATCGTTCAACAGGTCACTGGATCTACTGCTCCCATCTGGGGGTTCGAGTCAATCCCTCCTGGATTTGATATAGCGAGACTCGTTCCACGGATTCCCCGTCAAGGGATTGACCCCAACACAGGAGAAATCGACTTTGCTCAGGTTTCGAGGCGGAGATACTTCACCTGTCCTCATTCTCCCCAAGTCAACGTGCCTTGCACAGTTGAGCAAACCCGTGGCAAGCTAGAGCTTCGTGTCTCGACGTTCCCTCACATGGCTGGAATTGTCGTGGTAGAGCCAGAAACCCTTAAGATTCGAAGCTCAAACGCAGCCTTTTGCGGTGCACTCTTCGGATTCGAAAAGGCTGATGGCATGTCGATAAATGCACTAATTCCAGAATTCGACAACATCCTGAGGTCACTGATAGAAGAGGATGGTATACAACTCCTCGACGGTATGGTTGTTCCTGAACATCGTTTCAGGAAAGCTTCGGCTTTCCTGGCCTTGAAAGAGCACAGGCCTGACGCTGCATCTGCTTTCCTCCATCCCGCTGGATTAAGCGCCAAACATCGTGACGGATCCGATCTGAAGGTTGACGTCCAGATGCGTGTAGTCAAGAGTGAAAAGAAGACCGTTGTGATGAACGAGACTGTTTTCGAAGGCAGCGATGAGGACAACGCAACCGGAGACGAAGCCTTCGAAGTGACCCATTCAGAAATAGTGTATGCTTTGTGGATTACTTACTCTCGCCATCTCCACGGCACTCAGCCTCACCTCGGGCTCGAAACCCCTACCCGGGCTGGAGCTTTAACTCCTCTCCACCAGCCATCACCTGGACAGACCCCTGCACATACGCCTCTTGAGATTGCTTCAGATGACGAGGGGCCTCGAAAGAATGTGCTGATTGCTGCAAGTTCACTGTCCAAGCATTTAAAGGATGCTGCCATGAATGCTGCTGCTAAGATCACGGGGCAGCAACCAAAGCCCAAGCCTGAAGAGGCCACCCCAGTTCCCAAGGTCGTCGAGCCTCCCCATAAGAAAACGATCAACGACTATGTGATATTGGAGGAAATGGGCCAGGGTGCGTATGGCCAAGTGAAGCTAGCCAGGCACAAACAAACCGGTAAGAAGATTGTGCTCAAGTACGTTACCAAGCGACGTATTCTTGTCGATACGTGGACTAGAGACCGAAAGCTGGGCACTGTGCCCCTGGAAGTTCATGTCTTGGAGTACCTTCGCAAACCTGAGCTACTTCATCCCAACATCGTCGAGATGCAGGGATTCTTTGAGGATGACGTGAACTACTATATCGAGATGATTCCTCATGGTTTGCCAGGCATGGATCTCTTTGACTACATCGAACTCCGAACCAACATGGACGAGTCTGAATGCCGCAGCATTTTCGTGCAAGTAGCCAATGCGATTCACCACCTCCACACCAAGGCTCGTGTAGTACATCGCGACATCAAGGATGAAAATGTAATCCTTGATGGAGAAGGTAACATCAAACTTATCGACTTTGGGAGTGCTGCATACATCAAGAGCGGTCCATTCGATGTCTTCGTAGGAACAATCG ATTACGCCGCTCCTGAAGTTCTCGCTGGCAAGCCTTATCGGGGCACAGAGCAAGACGTTTGGGCACTGGGTATTCTCCTCTACACCATTATCTACAAGGAGAATCCATTCTACAGTATTGACGAGATCATGGATCGTGACCTGCGAATACCTTATATTCTGAGCGAGGAGAGTATCGACCTCATTCGATGCATGCTGGATCGAGATGTCGCTAAACGATACGATATCAACCAGGTGCTGGAGCATCCTTGGTGCcaggctgctgttgaagaatGA
- a CDS encoding related to F-box protein Fbl2, whose protein sequence is MEVHEITPGAPSPSLSPNPGPEGVSTAPAPDMPVKGKSRHRLIQRIQRISSTPSLSGLRRSRSVGSRGSPYSTRSTLSCVSLAATGPPQTPYSARSSTPQPSPLGLPSALSSTPQSSGEFPFDTPDDFLAIRRVENATPTTTPGTAPLPPEFRSKQDVQIRTRPGVKPIQKQPFRFWDKMPNELQIHIFSFFQPRELVQASRVSKAFYKACFDGQLWTSLDASEFYREIPAESLARIIVAAGPFIKDLNLRGCVQVEHYKRTEVIVKACKNLMNATLEGCQNFQKSTLHSLLRNNEKLVSLNLTGLTAVSNTSCKIIAESCPQLETFNISWCGRVDARGVKAVVEACPRLRDLRAGEVGGFDNVATAEAIFNTNNLERLVLSGCAELNDEALQIMMHGVEPEIDILSERPIVPARKLRHLDLSRCVRLTDAGVKAIGHLVPDLEGLQLSGCKLLNDDALESILASTPRLTHLELEDLENLTNSILSEHLAKAPCASSIEHLSLSYCENLGDTGMIPVMQTCTNLQNVDLDNTRVSDLVLAEAAAMVMKRSQRSIETGTRPRLSLQMVVYDCQNVTWTGVREVLFRNTQVKAVSGQPGRVSYPTEMIGLKCFYGFQMTVDEHQKRVLRGDLASAGRLERKWADYMQATEEAGITGAGYRRRRRRAREAQALHLDEEDAGFGPTGRRRARTLGSCAVM, encoded by the coding sequence ATGGAGGTCCACGAGATAACACCCGGCGCTCCGAGCCCGAGCCTGAGCCCGAACCCGGGCCCAGAAGGCGTATCCACTGCGCCAGCGCCGGACATGCCGGTCAAGGGCAAGAGCCGACACCGTCTGATCCAGCGAATCCAGCGAATATCTTCAACGCCTTCATTGAGTGGTCTGCGTCGCTCCAGGTCGGTTGGAAGCCGCGGGAGTCCTTACAGCACTCGAAGCACTCTCTCGTGTGTCAGTCTTGCGGCCACTGGACCACCTCAGACCCCCTACAGCGCCCGCTCATCGACCCCACAGCCCTCGCCTCTTGGTCTACCCAGCGCTTTGAGCTCAACCCCCCAATCTTCAGGGGAGTTTCCGTTCGACACTCCTGATGATTTTTTGGCCATTCGTAGGGTCGAAAATGCGACTCCAACCACCACTCCTGGGACCGCCCCTCTCCCACCCGAGTTTCGGTCTAAGCAGGACGTACAGATTCGAACCCGACCTGGCGTAAAGCCTATTCAGAAGCAACCATTCCGTTTTTGGGACAAGATGCCCAATGAGCTTCAGATTCacatcttctctttcttccagcCAAGAGAACTCGTCCAGGCATCTCGAGTATCCAAGGCCTTTTACAAGGCCTGCTTTGACGGTCAGCTGTGGACGTCCCTTGATGCTTCGGAATTCTATCGCGAGATTCCAGCCGAATCTCTCGCCAGGATTATTGTTGCGGCTGGTCCCttcatcaaggatctcaacCTACGAGGCTGCGTGCAGGTCGAACACTACAAACGCACCGAGGTCATTGTAAAGGCATGCAAGAACCTCATGAACGCAACCCTGGAAGGTTGCCAAAATTTCCAAAAGAGCACGCTGCATAGCTTGCTACGTAACAACGAGAAGCTTGTTAGCCTCAATCTCACGGGGCTGACTGCGGTCTCAAACACATCCTGCAAGATCATTGCCGAGTCCTGCCCTCAGCTTGAGACCTTCAATATTTCCTGGTGCGGCAGGGTTGATGCTCGAGGCGTCAAGGCAGTTGTAGAGGCTTGCCCGAGATTGAGGGATCTTCGGGCCGGTGAAGTTGGAGGATTCGACAATGTGGCGACTGCCGAGGCTATTTTCAACACAAACAACCTGGAGAGGTTGGTTCTGAGCGGGTGTGCCGAACTCAATGACGAGGCCCTCCAGATTATGATGCACGGTGTCGAGCCTGAAATCGATATCCTGTCTGAACGGCCCATTGTGCCAGCCCGCAAACTTCGTCACCTCGACTTGAGCCGCTGTGTCCGACTCACAGATGCAGGCGTGAAGGCGATCGGTCATCTTGTGCCTGACCTTGAGGGTCTGCAGCTCTCAGGCTGCAAGCTGTTGAATGACGACGCTCTCGAGTCCATTCTCGCTTCCACACCTCGGTTGACACACCTCGAACTCGAGGACCTCGAAAACCTCACCAATTCTATCCTGTCAGAGCATCTTGCCAAAGCTCCTTGTGCATCTTCGATAGAGCATCTCTCTCTTAGCTACTGCGAAAACTTGGGCGACACTGGGATGATTCCGGTTATGCAAACCTGCACGAACCTTCAGAACGTCGACCTTGACAACACTCGAGTCAGCGACCTTGTCCTCGCCGAAGCAGCCGCAATGGTCATGAAACGCTCTCAACGATCTATCGAAACGGGAACACGACCGAGACTGTCCCTCCAAATGGTCGTTTACGATTGTCAAAACGTGACCTGGACAGGTGTCCGTGAGGTCCTCTTCCGCAACACACAAGTCAAAGCTGTATCAGGCCAACCTGGCCGAGTGAGCTACCCAACCGAGATGATAGGGCTTAAGTGCTTCTATGGCTTCCAGATGACCGTTGATGAGCATCAGAAGCGAGTCCTGCGTGGTGATCTTGCGTCCGCCGGTCGCCTGGAGAGAAAATGGGCAGACTACATGCAAGccacagaagaagcaggcaTAACAGGTGCAGGCTACCGAAGACGCAGGCGTCGAGCCAGAGAAGCCCAGGCCCTCCATTTagacgaagaggatgctGGTTTCGGTCCTACCGGCCGTCGGAGGGCACGCACCCTGGGCTCATGCGCTGTCATGTAG
- a CDS encoding related to transcription initiation factor: protein MPLEVIYVTRHGFRSGWSVDPLTGVYTGFIRSPTGIPADPALTSHGVSQSKEMGKHLMTLDPPIDAVYSSPYYRCLQTITPFIELKQQQLNDQPGIRGSAAARIRPEHGIGEFFGAAPFDHPVPAPSKRLKELFPAFDEDYSSAITPSRKGETINDLYGRVAAAVRAIIERCDAEGHRAVVLCTHAAVVITLGRILTGRIPKAVEEEDFHAFTCGLSTYRRRGPGPKRTTTLGPNESRPPISDLSPVGEWQCEIDSDCGFLTSGEERGWKFSGDESFPGTGTMSQGGIGTKL, encoded by the exons ATGCCACTCGAGGTCATATACGTCACTCGTCACGGA TTCCGTTCTGGATGGAGTGTCGATCCTCTCACTGGCGTGTACACTGGGTTCATACGATCGCCAACAGGCATCCCCGCGGACCCGGCCTTGACGTCTCACGGGGTCTCACAATCAAAAGAGATGGGTAAACATCTCATGACCCTGGATCCTCCCATCGATGCTGTATACTCAAGTCCGTATTATCGATGCCTGCAAACGATAACACCATTCATTGAGctcaagcagcagcaactcAACGACCAACCAGGTATCCGAGGCTCCGCGGCCGCCAGAATACGCCCAGAACATGGAATAGGCGAGTTCTTTGGGGCAGCACCTTTCGACCATCCAGTCCCCGCCCCTTCCAAGCGACTCAAGGAGCTATTTCCAGCATTCGACGAGGACTATTCGTCTGCAATAACGCCCTCTAGAAAAGGCGAAACAATCAATGACTTATATGGGCGAGTTGCAGCAGCTGTACGGGCCATCATCGAGCGCTGCGACGCAGAGGGACACCGTGCTGTGGTATTATGCACACATGCTGCAGTCGTCATTACCCTGGGCCGTATCCTTACAGGACGTATCCCCAAGGCtgtcgaggaagaggattTCCACGCCTTTACATGTGGACTGAGCACGTACCGCCGGCGAGGCCCAGGCCCGAAGAGAACTACGACGTTGGGCCCCA ACGAATCTCGCCCACCCATAAGCGATCTTAGCCCAGTAGGGGAGTGGCAGTGCGAAATCGATAGCGATTGTGGTTTCTTGACGTCTGGGGAGGAGCGAGGCTG GAAATTCTCTGGCGATGAATCGTTCCCAGGAACCGGCACGATGTCACAAGGTGGCATTGGGACCAAATTATAG